One Brassica oleracea var. oleracea cultivar TO1000 chromosome C7, BOL, whole genome shotgun sequence genomic window carries:
- the LOC106302195 gene encoding disease resistance-like protein CSA1, protein MATDAKRASQHHNVFINFRGAELRHNFVAHLESALKMDGFNAFVDQYDLRGGDLIHLPFKRIEESRIALTIFSTKYAESSWCLDELVKIRERVEEGTLVLIPIFYKLNPYDVKRLEGDFGSKLWNHVKHTSEFDKLKKWKEALDFISQKTALVLTENSDENEFIIRITKEVKRVIRNLEEQLDPGFYGSEKLKQVDSESDANPEEVDESVGGEASMYSKSRSEDDMFLGEENSDAIPNLENSFDSKHGKAKQNSIIATYETYAAPHHVFINFQRKDVGFSFVSHLVCALVRKEVSVLVDKDEKRGEEDVDNLFKKIEDAKIALVVFSTSYSESTCCLNELVKIKECMDEGKLKVIPIFYKVERSHVQQLNGDFGCKLWNFWRLHRDHNIIKWVEALESVASLGDMLELSSTEDRLESMFVTSIVEHVSEALSKIPLQEGYSLETTKFHEGREVKSIYLNKLPLYGIEQRVEQLEQILEFDCDETRIVGVAGMPGIGKTTLAMWLYENWNCKFVRCVPLLGIRKKSEEHGLVWLRTTLLKVLLGGEIPNINDKTTNESIKKELLQTKVFIILDDVTDKKQIEFLLGDFKWIKKGSKIVITARDKSLLEGLADDTYLVPQLDNNEAFQLLSYHPLMVKTLVLRGHY, encoded by the exons ATGGCAACCGACGCAAAAAGAGCGTCACAGCATCATAACGTGTTCATCAATTTTCGAGGCGCCGAGCTGCGCCATAACTTTGTTGCTCACCTGGAGAGTGCCTTAAAAATGGACGGATTCAACGCCTTCGTAGACCAATATGATTTGAGGGGTGGCGATCTTATACACTTACCTTTCAAGAGGATTGAAGAGTCGAGGATCGCGCTGACTATCTTCTCAACAAAGTACGCTGAATCATCATGGTGCTTGGATGAGCTGGTGAAAATTAGGGAACGTGTGGAGGAAGGCACACTCGTTTTGATTCCCATATTCTATAAGCTGAATCCATACGATGTCAAAAGGCTTGAGGGAGATTTTGGCTCTAAGTTGTGGAATCACGTGAAGCATACTTCTGAATTTGACAAGCTCAAGAAATGGAAAGAAGCTCTGGATTTCATTTCTCAAAAGACTGCCTTGGTTTTGACTGAGAACAG TGATGAGAATGAGTTCATCATAAGAATCACCAAGGAAGTCAAGAGAGTGATCCGGAATTTAGAGGAGCAACTGGATCCTGGTTTCTACGGATCAGAGAAGTTGAAGCAGGTGGATAGTGAAAGTGATGCAAATCCAGAAGAAGTTGATGAGAGTGTGGGAGGTGAAGCAAGCATGTATAGCAAATCAAGAAGTGAGGATGACATGTTCCTTGGTGAAGAAAACTCTGATGCAATCCCTAATTTAGAGAATAGCTTTGACAGCAAGCATGGAAAAGCCAAGCAAAATTCTATAATCGCGACCTACGAAACATACGCAGCACCGCATCATGTGTTCATCAATTTCCAAAGGAAAGATGTCGGTTTCAGCTTTGTAAGCCATTTGGTTTGTGCCTTGGTAAGGAAAGAGGTCAGCGTTTTAGTTGACAAAGACGAGAAGAGAGGTGAAGAGGATGTTGACAATCTTTTCAAGAAAATAGAGGATGCGAAAATTGCACTAGTAGTGTTTTCAACCAGCTACTCAGAATCAACATGTTGCTTAAACGAGCTGGTGAAGATCAAAGAATGCATGGACGAAGGCAAACTCAAAGTCATTCCGATCTTCTACAAGGTGGAGCGATCGCATGTGCAACAACTGAATGGAGATTTTGGTTGTAAGCTTTGGAATTTTTGGAGGCTTCATCGAGACCACAATATTATTAAATGGGTGGAAGCATTGGAGTCTGTTGCGAGCCTTGGGGATATGTTGGAACTCTCATCCACGGAGGACAG ATTAGAGAGCATGTTTGTGACTTCCATTGTCGAGCATGTCAGTGAAGCTCTTAGTAAGATTCCTTTACAGGAAGGATACAGTCTTGAAACTACAAAATTTCATGAAGGAAGAGAAGTAAAATCTATATATCTCAACAAGCTCCCGCTCTATGGCATCGAACAACGTGTGGAGCAACTGGAGCAGATTTTAGAGTTTGATTGCGACGAAACTAGGATTGTTGGAGTTGCTGGGATGCCTGGCATTGGAAAAACCACTCTCGCAATGTGGTTGTATGAAAACTGGAACTGCAAGTTCGTACGGTGTGTGCCTCTTCTGGGTATCCGTAAGAAGTCGGAAGAACATGGGCTAGTGTGGCTAAGGACAACACTCTTAAAAGTATTACTCGGTGGGGAGATTCCAAACATAAATGACAAGACAACGAATGAATCCATAAAGAAGGAATTGCTTCAGACCAAAGTCTTTATTATTCTAGATGACGTGACTGACAAGAAACAGATTGAGTTTCTACTTGGTGACTTCAAATGGATTAAGAAGGGAAGCAAAATTGTTATCACAGCGCGCGACAAATCTTTGCTGGAGGGATTGGCTGATGATACATATTTGGTTCCACAACTGGATAATAATGAAGCCTTTCAACTCTTAAGTTATCATCCCTTGATGGTCAAGACTCTAGTCCTCAGGGGACATTATTGA